From Argopecten irradians isolate NY chromosome 3, Ai_NY, whole genome shotgun sequence:
CAGACTGTTGAAAAGTGTCCTTACTTCATGAGAATCAAATGAAGATTGATGATAATGTTTAAAAGGCATGTGAACTGTGTTTCATAAGAAGCCCGACACTTTGTGATATTTCAGACATGATTGACAGAGCAGAAATATGTAGTCTTGTACTGCTGTTTTCATTTCAACAGTTGAAGGAATTGTGCTAGAGAAATACTCCCTGAAGTATTCATAGGATTGTGCTGTTCAAGTTAAACTGATATTAAGTAAAATGAGATTGTATTTGGATGAAATGGATATTGAATACAGCTATTGTGATAAGGCTTTACATATCACAAAGAAACATATCACAAAGAAATAAATCATTGTAATGCTACAGGGTGATTACAATTTGTTTGTTCATGTGGATTGACAACACCATGAagaataattgatataaatgaaaattatttattcatttgtcTCTATTCGTGAAACTGAATATGAAGTTAAAGACATGAACAAATACATGTagcaacattttattttcattacctgactctctatttaattattttagacTGTTTTCATGAAATTGAAAACCATGTGTGAATTGCTTATTAATAGCCAGTAGCACTGTTGCATAGTACTAATAAAAGTGCCTAAAATGTGTGCACTAGTCTCCCCTTCTGTGTCTCATTCAAgcatatcaatatagagatttCTTATTTCTCTTGACAATAAAAGCAAACATTATTTAAGCAGAGAGTCcattgataaatgttttgttcCATAAGTCAAATCACTGACCTTCAGATCTTTAAACATAAAACAAGTACAtacaaataatcaaatatattgaTGTGTGAATTATCTAACATACTTTATATATCTCTCAgtatactttatatttctcTAAGTATACTGCATATCTTTCTCAGTCAACAAGTCTTATACAAACATCACATTATTATACACTTATGCATTCCTCATAATTACATTCCATATACTTTTATCGGCATACTACACAATATAAATACCTAATCAATATATCACAACCATACTAAAGCATCCAAGCATTTGATTCAAACTGAAAACTTtcatcagtttttttttttttttattaaactttCAGCTCTTTTCCCTTCAGGGCTGATTCAGTGATTCAGTTAAAAGTTTTCCCTGATCCTTggactcttaaatagttaagcTCAATGACTGGATTTCTCGTTTCTATTTTCcattacttttttcatatatacaaTGGGTCTGAATCGCTCAGCATAGTGAATATTACTAAAGTAAAGGCCCAAGATCGTAAATTGGAAGTTCGTCCATgctaattggtgtttaatttataatataatttattaaagTAACttgtcaagttcattcatttaaacttacttcatcccagcataccataggcccaatatcaggtctttagACTTCATTATTATTGACAAAGCATTTGAAGATTTGATCCCATTTGACCCACATGtttttgaatgaaggtcaaggtcatacatttCAACAAATTGTAGCTCCTTATCTCAGCATGCAACAGGTCCAATGTTATCCCTCAATAGCTAGGTCTCTAAATATTGACAagaagcctatttgacccctgtgccgagaatgaaggtcaaggtcaaacatgtaaacaattatatatggaagcccttcatccaaaaGGTTGGACGATTGAAGCTACATCTTGCCATATAAGCTTACTTGCACTTCAGGCAGTGCACAATGCCATAAAAGCTCACTTACACCAAGCTGATAACTAATGTTAGACTAGTGTTCAATGATTGATTTGTTTAATGTCTCAAAACAGGAAAGACATGTTCATGTAAACTTCTGATGGTAGAGTAAAGGAAGAGAAAACCCATTGTTTGGTCATGATGTGTCTGCCAACATCTCTTACATTATCAATTTCATAGCTCAAAAGTGAAAAGCTAATTGCAGACTATCAAACAACTTCAGTCTCCTGGCAATaagatggaggactagtggcTGGTGGTATTGGATACCTTTAACCACTATGCATCTACACCCCACAGGTTAGGGGCTAATGGTAGAGTGTATGACAACTCCTAAATCTGGCCACTATAGCCCAGAGACGGAGGGTAGAATGTATGACAACTCCTAAATCTGGCCACTATAGCCCAGAGACGGAGGGTAGAATGTATGACAACTCCTAAATCTGCCCACTATAGGCCAGAGACGGAGGGTAGAGTGTATGACAACTCCTAAATCTGGCCACTATAGCCCAGAGACGGAGGGTAGAATGTATGACAACTCCTAAATCTGGCCACTGTAGCCCAGAGACGAAGGGTAGAATGTATGACAACTCCTAACTCTGGCCACTGTAGCCCAGAGACGGAGGGTAGAATGTATGACAACTCCTAAATCTGGCCACTATAGCCCAGAGACGGAGGGTAGAATGTATGACAACTCCTAAATCTGGCCACTATAGCCCAGAGACGGAGGGTAGAATGTATGACAACTCCTAAATCTGCCCACTATAGCCCAGAGACGGAGGGTAGAATGTATGACAACTCCTAAATCTGGCCACTATAGCCCAGAGACGGAGGGTAGAATGTATGACACCTCCAAAATCTGGCCACTATAGCCCAGAGACGGAGGGTAGAATGTATGACAACTCCTAAATCTGCCCACTATAGCCCAGAGACGGAGGGTAGAATGTATGACAACTCCTAAATCTGGTCATTATAGCCCAGAGACGGAGGGTAGAATGTATGACAACTCCTAAATTTGGCCACTATAGCCCAGAGACGGAGGgccagtggtagaatgttggacacctttAACCAACACCGGAGTCGCAACCCAGAAATTAGAGGGGCTATTGGTAGGATATGTTCAACATTTCAACCATATGACCACTATAGCCCAGAGATGGATGGCTAGTGGATGCCTATATCATTTAACTACTCTGTACCAAAGATTAGGGACTAGTGGTGGAGTGCTAGTTGTAGACTGTCCAATACCTACAGCCAACTGAGGTTCAGGTAAGTGTTTCATTGGATTTATTACTACCGTCAGCCCTGATCCTGTTCgtgatatactttatatacataatacatattaaaacattGGTGATTTATATTTAGTCCATGGTAAATATACGAGATGCTATATCGTCTACGACCCAATCGATGCCCTTCAGTAGGTTGTCACCAGTCACTGCACTGCAGCCCTGTATTAACCAATGGTGAGTTGTGATGGATTCCAACTGTAATGCCTGGAAGTAAAATAAACTCAAATACAGAATGCTagattgtatacattatattctgaaaaaaaataaaggaaaGTTCATAATTTGATACAAAATCCCAGTGAAATTGTTAAACAGGAAAACACAACGGAATATAAGTTGCATTGCAACACATCTATACATATGCAGGTATCATTGTGGGCCTGCAAATCGAAGGATGTCACAGTTGTTTAAGGGAAGAAAAGAACATCTACTCTGTAAACAATGCCTAAAAATGACACAAGATGGTCAACTTGGCATAGCATTACCATGCAGACAATGGGTTCTTATGGTGGAGgcacaaaaaacaaacaaaggctCAGTTTTAGATGTTAAGGAAAGTTCATAAACTTAATGTAATTGAGATgtttttcttaaagatgctctatcgctgacagagcataagcgatgcttatcatttgaacaatcattggggtttaatcatgtatacatgtatatatttctaattaacacaaaaaataatataagatcatttattttgcttttgttgcatgcacaatcagttaTTCATTCCAAAAAAGAAATAGTACCATGGAatatttttcaggatgcaattaattattttcaatgtttttatcttgaagtaaaatgggAAGCTCAatctttttaatggtggtaatggtgtaaagtaattaacttttataactgaataaaaataccaGAAtttgtctgcttctgtttttgatagaagcAAAATACCATTCGTCCGTAGTGTTgcatctttaatgaaacacTGATGTTCGTCATGTAACACCAGAGTAGTTGAATAAGGTGATAGAGGATTTTGATCCGTGGACTTTTTCccaaaatataccatttgtcggcggtggagcgtctttaataattttaatgttcttttgtttttttttatggaAAATTTGAAGTAAGGGAGTTAACTTATGGTAAGTTAACTCCTTCagccctgaaaacacatttaggctcGAGCTCTTCTAAATAAAAGACTAGAGGTGACTGAGTTAAGGGATATTCAATTAACTGAACtcaaatgatctgaagattttttgtaaattatggGAGTgttttgtgatgtcatctgCATTATCTCCCTTAGATAATAATTGCAAGTTATTTGTACTGTCAAGGGTACAGACAATGCGTACTTCTGGTGGAGGCACATAATACAACGCTCAGTGAGAAGGAGAAGGATTTATGTACGATAACGAGAAAGGAGATAAACACCATGCTAGATACATATGAACCACGAATAAAAACCATTtatctcaacaaatacttgtcttatcaagtCATAATAATTTTCACGATATCTACCGGGGTGAGGTAGTCATTTGTTTAAGGACACaagatttagaagaaaattctaaaattttcattaaaacaatccgacagctcatgaaatgacaacctgcttcagaaagtaagacagtAAGTCTGGCACCCGCATGCTAAATCAAAGGTTGCACTGGCAGATATCAAAGAAAAATCAGTCGTTGCCCAAAGTCACGGTccgtgcacaaacacaaaagcgctcGTGACCTATTCTTCCAAAACCCCACAAGACAAATACTTCTCGCTTATAAATCGTTGGTAGagaatatattatatgtgtgtACTTACATCTTTAATTGATTCTGCTGATAAAGCACCAGGTAAATCTTGTTTATTTGCAAACACTAGTAACGTAGCACCAGCCAATCTCtgaaataatcagaaataatATCAATGAAGCAATGACAGTCAATACTTATCAACATGGAAGATACGATCAATCTCctttgatattatataattagcatACGATAGTGTTTATTGCATCTGGGTTCTTGAATactaaaatttaaaagttaacaaggaaataaaaaaagtaaatacgTCATGAAAGCCAATTTGAGAAAAACTTTCAATTTTGAGATTAATCTTGAGCTTAAACCTCAAGTTGAGATCAATCTcagtttgaaatttttttttcaatagggCCAAGTGACCAAAGATCCTGGGTAGCTATATTTTTAAATAGCGTCATATTATATACCTCTTCCACTAGAAGGTTCTCCAGTTCCTGTTTGCAGTCCTGAAGTCGCATCCTATCAGCGCTATCGACTACCCATATTAAACCGTCGGTACTCTCAAAGTAGTTTCTCCAATAGGACCGCAGTGACTTCTGACCTCCTACGTCCCATATATTCAACTTAAACCTGACAAGAAATGTGATAAAACCAAAAGATGTCTCTAAGACTTTAATATTATAATCAATATGCAGTAAAAATCATTTGAACATATGTaaaactatacaaaaatatGCAGGTAACAGTTGTCCCCCTTTATTCTATATTCACATGGATGATGATCTAATTAATCCcttgaaacatttcattcaCTCCATTATGTCAactaaattatattttgtaattgatgatattctgtatttgcatattaaagagttatctgcccttgtgggtaagTATTGATTATGAGGTCATGTGTTTGTGCGTACTTTTCAGAGAAAGTGATGTAAATTgtgcccacaaaataatgttgtcacaatggatacctacctgcaagggtgcttatactttgtaatatgcaaagacagaatatagtTTACATATATGCACATAACATATTGAAGCAGATTTGAACCAGGCCACTCACTGGCAACCAGATAAATCAAATATTGTGTCACCTGTACctatttaaaaataagaaagacACAAGTATGCTTCTTTATGAAATTAAAGGTTTACCAATGTTAAATATGAacaacagagaaaaaaaaatctctaagGTGGTATACCTACCCTCTGTGCTCTAGTGTCTTGATGTTAAAACCTAGTGTTGGCGATATGGTATCGATATCCTCTCCGTTAAACTTCTTCAGTATTGTAGTCTTACCAGCATTGTCTAGTCCTCTAGGTATTTAGTCAAGGTTGTGTAAGTGTAAAATGTACTTATTTCTTAAATCATATGTTACTGCATTGAATCTGAGCCAGCTAATCATGCTTGCCTATAACACCAGGAAAATTTAAATCTGTACTCTAATCTGTAATTTTGACTCATTACAAATTTTGTACTGCCCACTCCCAGTCCTGAAAGAACTTTTGCTTATTAGTAAGCTACTTTCTAATACCGGTACATGTACCTAaaattgtatatagatatacagatatatagaaCTCAACTATTCACTATGCAGTAGAATTGGACTAGGTCGATCATAGCCCAAACAGTGTCGGAGAGTTCCACCTTTTGATAAAGTACTACGCTCTGGCCCTACACTAGACATCTATCTTTCATAATGTCGAAGTCTGGTGTCaaggccagagtatctcagacTAGGTCGATCATTGATGATTATATAGGTGGCGCTTGATCGGTACAGCATGCCAGGTTCAAGCCcatctggctgctacatttttctctctccttttTGCCAATTCCTTTTTCAAGCATTTGGAGTATACATatgtagtgggattggactgg
This genomic window contains:
- the LOC138317942 gene encoding ADP-ribosylation factor-like protein 2 gives rise to the protein MGLLTILKKMKQKEKEVRILMLGLDNAGKTTILKKFNGEDIDTISPTLGFNIKTLEHRGFKLNIWDVGGQKSLRSYWRNYFESTDGLIWVVDSADRMRLQDCKQELENLLVEERLAGATLLVFANKQDLPGALSAESIKDALQLESITTHHWLIQGCSAVTGDNLLKGIDWVVDDIASRIFTMD